The sequence CAGGGTTTCCTGGATCTTGCGGAGGTTCGCGGAGAGCGCGCTCTTGGTTTCTTCCGCCAGCTTGGCCTTCCACAGGTCCACGTGCTGGCGCTTGCGGCTCACTTCCGCCTCCACGCCCAGCGCGCCGATGCGGCTCTGTTCGTAGTTGGTGAACTTCTTCTGCTTGTCCTCGAAGTCGGTTTTCATACCGTTCGCGACGTAGAAGGCAGCCCCCACGACGATCACCGCCACCAGCAGGGGCAGGACGATTCCGAAGAGGGCGATGGATTGGCGGTAAAACATGGAAGGTGGGGTCGGAGGCCGGAAACGGATGCGTAACTGATTGATTCGGGCCGTATGACGATTAACAAATCGAAATAAACCACAAATGGGCGCAGGTTGTCCAGTTCGGGCGAAGCGGGCGCGGGAATTTACGGAACCTTGGCAACGCTGATGGCCATCGGGTCCGCGGATTCGAACCGCTGGGTGATGGTCAGGTCGAAGGTGAGCGGGTAGGTGTTCGGATCGTCGTCCTGGATTTCATCCGCCGGCCGTGGCTTGAAGGCGGAGTTTTCCTGGGTGCGGACGTTCGGCACGATGCTCCGGTTTCCGATATCGGTGCGGAACGCAGGGTTCTGCGTGATCCGCGCCAGTTCGGAGAAGATTGCGGAAATGCCTTCGCGGCTGTTGATCAGGTTCAGGCGATCAAGCGCCTCGTCGCGTGCGAAGCCGGTGATTTTCCATTCCTTCACGAAACCGGCCTTCGGTTGTCCCGGAGCCAGCTCTGTTTTGACGTTGTGGCTGAACCCCTTGATGAGGAAGCCACCGCGCTCGGGGAAGAGGCGGCACAGCAGCTCCATCGAGGTCCACGCCTTCGAGCGGTCGTCCAGCAGGTTGTCCCAGTGATTCACACGCTGGCGTTCGGCATTGAGGCCAGCCAGGCGCTGTTGCACGGCCTGGGCGGACTTCGGATCAAAGCCCCATTCGGGACGGCGGATCACGGTGAAGGCTTCCAGCAGTGCCCAGGTGAGGGCCAGCACCGCGCAGGCGGCGATGCCGAGGCGGATCATGCGGATGGCCCGAAGCAAGCGCATTTCACTCCGGCTCGGGTAGATCTCCGCGATATCGCGCGGGGTGGGCAGGAAATTCTGGAAGACCCACTGCTCGTTCTGGAAAACCGTGAAGGTGTGGCTGAGCGGCGCTTCCTCCGGATTGAGCGGCGGCGCGAGGGAGACCAGCAGTTCCGGCGTGTGGACCGGGAGCGCGGCGTGGGTGAGAGGGGTGACGGCCCAATCGACCTCTTCAACGAGGCTGGATGGAAACACCACACGCAGGTCCGCGGTGAGGCCGGGCTCGGCCTGCGGACTCAGGTTCAGCACGTAGACCTCGGGATCGATCAACTCCAATGCCGCGGTGGTCGTGGAGGCGGCGTGGCGGAGGTTCGAGGGGCGGCGCTGGCCGCGGTGCTGGAGCGTGCGCAGCAGTTGCAGGTCCGAGTGTTCGTTGAAGAACGCCAGGACGGTGAAATTCGAATAGTGCAGCACCGCCATGTAGGGGCGGCCTTCGGAGGGGCGGATCACCCGCGGGATCGCCAGCAGGGCGACCAAAGGCGCGCTCACGGCACGGGTCACCACCGGAAAGTTCGCGACTTCTCCGGCCATCCGGAGTTGGTCGAGGAACGGGCCGTACAGCCGCGTCAGCGAAATCACCGTGGCGATGGTCTCGCTGCCAGCGGCGGGGTAGGGGAGCACCCGCCAGGAGTTCTGGTCTGAAGGAATCGAGGTGTCGTCGAGGATCGACGCCGGATCGTTTTCCGCGGCGGCGCGCAGGTCGTTCAGCGCGCCGGGATTGTCGAAAGTCGGTTTGAGTTCGGTGGTGGCGAACTCGTCGGCCACGTGAAGGACCACGCCCACGGATGACGCACCCGCCTTGCGGGTGAACGCGATCACTTCGGACGCGAAGACCGCGGCCTTTTCCGGGTTCCTCAGCGTTTCATCATCGAGGTCCGGGCCGGGCAGCCATTCGCCGGTCTTCCGGTTGTAGGCGCGGGAAAGCACCCCGGAGCCTTCGGCCCGGAGGTGGAGTTGGAAATCGAGATCGAGGGCGTCCTGATACCAGGCCTCGTTACGGGCGCGGCTCGTGGAACGAAGGACGGAGCAGGCCTGCGAATAGCGCTGGAGCGGATTGAGGGCGCTCGGATGTTGGAAAGTGGCCAAGGGACCGGGGTGTCAGGGATTTCACAGCAAACCGGGGGGACAGCGGGGGAGATGCGGGGGAAGAAAATCGGCCCGCCCGCGAACGGGCGGGCCCGAGGTTAAGGGATAGACGTTCCGGGATTCCGGAACGGCTTCAAGGATCACCAATCCTTGATGTCTTCAGCCTTCGGGTTGAAGTCGGCGGCGTCGGAACCACCGGTGGTCACCATGTAGAGGGTGCCGATGTTCGGGATCACCGTCGGAGCGGAGATCGAGAAGCTGTAGGTGGTGCCGGCCGGGTGTGGCTTGGCGCCCACGCCGGTCGGATCGACTTCGATGAACTTGCCGGAACCGAACACGTCGGCCTGGAGCGTGGCGACGGTGTCACCGGCGTTCTTGCCGTTCATGTTGGAGTAGGAGCGCACGGCCTGCTGAACGTTGCGGATCTGCAGGATGGAGGCGGCACGGTCCGAACCCCGCTTCCAGGCGCGAGCGCCGATGAAGAGGATCGAGATGAGGGAAAGAAGGACGAGGATGACGACGGTCAGCTCGAGCAGCGTCATGCCCTTCTTGGTCTTGGCGATTGCCTTGGTTTTCATGTGGGTCAGGTATTGCAGTTGTTGGTTTACTTACGAATTGGGGGAGAGTGTTGGGATTACCAGTCCTTGATGTCGGCATCCTTCGGGTTGAAGTCGGCGAAGTCGGTGCCGCCGGTGGTCTTCATGTAGAGCACGCCGATGTTCGGGATCACCGTCGGAGCGGCGATCGTGTAGCTGTAGGTGGTGCCGGCCGGGTGCGGCTTGGCGCCGACGCCGGTGGGATCCACTTCGATGAACTTGCCGGAGCCGAAGACTTCGGTCTGGAGCGTGGCGACGGTGTCACCCGCGTTCTTGGCGTTCATGTTGGAGTAGGAGCGCACGGCCTGCTGGACGTTGCGGATCTGCAGGATCGAGGCGGCACGGTCCGAGCCGCGCTTCCAGGCACGGGCGCCGATGAAGAGGATCGAGATGAGGGAAAGAAGGACGAGGATGACGACGGTCAGCTCGAGCAGCGTCATGCCCTTCTTGTTCGTGAGGCGGAGGGTGTGGGATTTCATGTTGGGTGGGGTAGTGGGGTGTTTTTTATTTTGTATGGCTCAGGGGGTGGCGGAGGGAGCGGACTCCCTCCGCCTGAGAGGGGGTATTACCAGTCCTTGATGTCGGCGTCCTTCGGGTTGAAGTCGGCGAAGTCGGTGCCACCGGTGGTCTTCATGTAGAGCACGCCGATGTTCGGGATCACCGTCGGAGCGGCGATCGTGTAGCTGTAGGTGGTGCCGGCAGGGTGGGGCTTGGCACCGACAGCGGTCGGATCGATTTCGATGAACTTGCCGGAGCCGAAGACTTCGGTCTGGAGCGTGGCGACGGTGTCACCCGCGTTCTTGGCGTTCATGTTGGAGTAGGAGCGCACGGCCTGCTGGACGTTGCGGATCTGCAGGATCGAGGCGGCGCGGTCCGAACCACGCTTCCAGGCGCGGGCGCCGATGAAGAGGATCGAGATGAGGGAGAGGAGGACGAGGATGACGACGGTCAGCTCGAGGAGGGTCATGCCCTTCTTGTTCTTGAGACGCAGGGTATTCGATTTCATGTGTAGGGGATCTAGGGGATCAGTGTTGTTGGGGTTGTGTTGGTATTCAGCAGGAGAGGGATATCACCAGTCGCCGTGCTGGGGTGGCACGTGGTCGGTGGAGTTGGGCTGCGTGATGTTCGGGCACGTCAGGTAGAGCACGCCGAGGTCCGGGATCACGTCCGGGGCGCTCGCGGTGTAGAGACCGGCGCCGGCGGGGCAGACGGGTTCGTTTTCCATGTATTTTCCGAAGCCGATGATCTGGCTGCGGAGGCCCGGGGCCGGGGTATTGGGGTTCAGGCCATTGAGATTCGAGTAGGAACGCACCGCCTGCTGGACATTGCGGAGGTTCAGGATGCAGGCGGCTCGGTCGGAACCCTTCTTCCAGGCGCGCGCGCCGATGAAGAGAACCGCGATGAGCGAGAGCAGGACGAGGATCACGACGGTCAGCTCGAGGAGCGTCATGCCGGTCTTGCGTTTCGCGTTGTTGGAGATGTGCTTCAAGGAAAGGGGGAGTCGGTTAGAGCACCTCGGAATCGGAGCGGTTCATCCGGGCACTTTCATAGGTGGCCTCGGTGATGAGGCCCTGGCGGAGGAGGCGGCGCAGGTTGCCGTCCCATTCGATGTTGCCGGCGCGGCGGATGACGTCCTCCAGGGAGCGTGCGCCGCCGTCGTAGTTCGCGATCGCGCTGGCGACCGCGTCGTCGTTGTTCTGGAGGAACTCGTAGGTGAGCACGCGGCGTTGCGTGCCGTTGAGGAGACCCTGGGAGTGGATGAAGATCAGGATTTCGGAAAGGCGGCTCAGCACCGCGGTGTGGCTTTCCCGTGGATACATTTCCAGGATACGGCCGAGGGTTTTGACCGCGCCCGTGGTGTGCAGGGTGGAGAGCACGAGGTGACCGGTCTGGGCGGCCTCCATGCAGGTCTCCATCGCCTCGCGGTCGCGGATTTCCCCCAGCAGGATCACGTGGGGCGCCTTGCGCAGCACGTCCTTCAGACCCTGGCGGTAGGAGTGGACATCGCGTCCGACTTCCTGCTGGGTCACGATCGAGGGCGAGGGCATGCGGTGGCCGGCGTACTGCGGGTCCGGCATGTCGTCCGGGTATTGGTACTCGATCGGGTCCTCGACGGTGACGATGTGCTTCGGGTGGTTCCGGCGCAGCCAGTCGATGAGCGCGGCGAGGGTGGTGGACTTGCCGGAACCGGTGGGGCCGGTCACGAGGCAGAGGCCGGCGCGCTTGAGCACGCCTTGGCGCAGGGTCTCGGTGGTGTCCAGGTCGATGCCGAGCGTTTCGAGCTCCGGGATGAAATCGTTGAGGATACGGCAGGTGACGCCGAGGCCGGAGGAGCTGAGGTGGGCCTGGATACGCAGGCGGCCGGAGCGTTCGCCGTTGTCGCCCATCGGGATGCCGTCGCAGGAGAAGTCCGCCACCTTGGTCCTGGCGAAGTCCTCCATGGCCAGCGCGATCTTGTCGCCCACGCGCTCGTGGACATTGTCGTGCTCGCCGAAACCATGGCTGGCGCTTTCGCGGTTGCGGATGAGTTCCTTGAGGATCTCGTCCATGTTCATCGCGGAGAGCACGCCGAGGAAATCGAGTTTCTCCATGCCCTTGTTGGTGTGGATGTACACCGGGCGATCCGCGCGCATCTGGATGTCCGAGACGCGGAGCTCCTTGCAGAGGCGGAAAATCGTTCCCAGCAGGGCGCGACCATCCATCCCGTTGTGGAAACGCACCGACATCGCCGGGTTCGAGGAACCGGGCAGCGGCGGGGGCGCGGGGATGGTGGCGGAGACGGACATGGCGATCAGTTGGAGACCTGGACGGTGCCTGGCTTGCCTTCCAAACGGAGAATGGTGGCTTCCGCGGAGTTGCGGATGTTGACGACGAACTTGTATCGTTCGGTGATCTCCTCGCGGCGGAGAGGGGAGACGAGTTCCCAGTTGCCGGTGGCCGTCCACAGGTCGGCAAGTTGCCGGTGGCGGGCGAGGCTGTAGTCGATCACCCCGAGCACCTGGCGCATCTGCGCGGTGGTGAAACGCTGGGGTTGATTGAACATCAGCAGGATCTCGTTCTCTCCGGCGGAGGCCGCGGTGAGAGACGGGCGCGGGTCGTCGGAGACCTGCAGGCAGTATTGGATCGTTTTGTCTGCCAGCTTGGCCGCCATCGGCGTGAGCTCCGGGCGGGTGCCGAGCTCAGGC comes from Luteolibacter sp. LG18 and encodes:
- a CDS encoding prepilin-type N-terminal cleavage/methylation domain-containing protein — translated: MKTKAIAKTKKGMTLLELTVVILVLLSLISILFIGARAWKRGSDRAASILQIRNVQQAVRSYSNMNGKNAGDTVATLQADVFGSGKFIEVDPTGVGAKPHPAGTTYSFSISAPTVIPNIGTLYMVTTGGSDAADFNPKAEDIKDW
- a CDS encoding prepilin-type N-terminal cleavage/methylation domain-containing protein, producing the protein MKSHTLRLTNKKGMTLLELTVVILVLLSLISILFIGARAWKRGSDRAASILQIRNVQQAVRSYSNMNAKNAGDTVATLQTEVFGSGKFIEVDPTGVGAKPHPAGTTYSYTIAAPTVIPNIGVLYMKTTGGTDFADFNPKDADIKDW
- a CDS encoding prepilin-type N-terminal cleavage/methylation domain-containing protein, which translates into the protein MKSNTLRLKNKKGMTLLELTVVILVLLSLISILFIGARAWKRGSDRAASILQIRNVQQAVRSYSNMNAKNAGDTVATLQTEVFGSGKFIEIDPTAVGAKPHPAGTTYSYTIAAPTVIPNIGVLYMKTTGGTDFADFNPKDADIKDW
- a CDS encoding type II secretion system protein, whose translation is MKHISNNAKRKTGMTLLELTVVILVLLSLIAVLFIGARAWKKGSDRAACILNLRNVQQAVRSYSNLNGLNPNTPAPGLRSQIIGFGKYMENEPVCPAGAGLYTASAPDVIPDLGVLYLTCPNITQPNSTDHVPPQHGDW
- a CDS encoding ATPase, T2SS/T4P/T4SS family, coding for MSVSATIPAPPPLPGSSNPAMSVRFHNGMDGRALLGTIFRLCKELRVSDIQMRADRPVYIHTNKGMEKLDFLGVLSAMNMDEILKELIRNRESASHGFGEHDNVHERVGDKIALAMEDFARTKVADFSCDGIPMGDNGERSGRLRIQAHLSSSGLGVTCRILNDFIPELETLGIDLDTTETLRQGVLKRAGLCLVTGPTGSGKSTTLAALIDWLRRNHPKHIVTVEDPIEYQYPDDMPDPQYAGHRMPSPSIVTQQEVGRDVHSYRQGLKDVLRKAPHVILLGEIRDREAMETCMEAAQTGHLVLSTLHTTGAVKTLGRILEMYPRESHTAVLSRLSEILIFIHSQGLLNGTQRRVLTYEFLQNNDDAVASAIANYDGGARSLEDVIRRAGNIEWDGNLRRLLRQGLITEATYESARMNRSDSEVL